DNA sequence from the Streptomyces sp. CA-210063 genome:
TGGGGCGGAACCGGTGCTGATCGCCACCCACCAGGCAGCGACCGGGGGCGCGGGAGAGAAATGCGCGTCTGAAAGACACTGCTGGACGCGGCAGCCGTCTCCAGTGCCGGCCTGGTCTTACTGACACCACCTGCCCCAGTGAGCGTCAGGAGCGTCGCGGCACCGCTTCGTCCCTTGGAATGCTCGGCGTACAGCCGGTGGTCTGTCCCGGAAAACCGTGCGAACCGTCCCCGGCAGAGGGCGGCCGCTCGGGACCGCCCCGGCTCAGCTGGATCAGGGTGTTTGCGTGACCCGGTTGAAGAGCCGGCCGGCGAGATCGACGCCGATGACCGCGCCGTTGTCGTCGCGGGAGAAGTAGCCGCGCTGCCCCTTGAGGCCGCCTTCGGTGACGATGTACTCGTCACCGTCGTGGGTGAGGAAACCGATCGCTGCGGGCGGGTAGCCGGGCGGCATTTCCTCGTCCGATGCCTCACGGATCTCCGGCTTGATATCGACGGCCAGGGTGAGGCGGGTGCCGTCGGCGGCGATGTCGAGGCTCATGGCGTCGATCTCGTAGCGGCCGACGACCTGCCGGGCCAGCTCCTCGCCGTACGGGACCGGCTCCGCTTCCTGCTCGACGACGCCGAGGTAGTGCTCCAGCGTCCACTGCACGACGGACTGGTTGAAGGAGTAGCCGTCCGGCCCGGCGTTGGCCAGGCAGACCACCGCGAAGTCGCGTTCCGGCGCGATGAGGAGTTCGGCGAACTGGCCGTTGCCCGAGCCGCCGTGCCCGATCCCGAGAATGCCGTCCAGGTCGTGCAGGAACCAGCAGATGCCCAGACCGTCCCCGAGCGAGCTGGCACGCAGCTTGACGGTCTGCTCCCGCATGCGCCGCAGCACTGGTGCGGGCAACACGCCGTCACCGTGGCCGAGTTGGAATCGCGCCCAGCGCAGCAGATCGCTCACCGAGGAAGCCAGGCCGCCGCCGGGGTTGTCTGCGCGCCCGCCCTCCTTGAACGCCCCCCACGGCCGGGCGGGGTGCAGTTCGCCGTTCTCGCCGCGGTTGTAGCCCACCGCGAACTTGCGGACCATCACCTCGGCCAGGCCGTACACGGTGTCGGAAAGGCCCACCGGCTCCAGGATGAGCGAGGCCAT
Encoded proteins:
- a CDS encoding serine hydrolase domain-containing protein, with protein sequence MSQQKLLDFVEAQAKEFGVPGVAVGVLLGDQEIYASHGVTSLANPLPVDEKTLFHLASVSKTFTATALMRLAAEGKVDLDAPVRRYVPELKLADEQAAAQITVLNLLNHTAGLDWNLVDDGKGDRSLAGLVAKLPELPLIAPPGARASYSQAGYNLAGRVIEKVTDLPFEQAMASLILEPVGLSDTVYGLAEVMVRKFAVGYNRGENGELHPARPWGAFKEGGRADNPGGGLASSVSDLLRWARFQLGHGDGVLPAPVLRRMREQTVKLRASSLGDGLGICWFLHDLDGILGIGHGGSGNGQFAELLIAPERDFAVVCLANAGPDGYSFNQSVVQWTLEHYLGVVEQEAEPVPYGEELARQVVGRYEIDAMSLDIAADGTRLTLAVDIKPEIREASDEEMPPGYPPAAIGFLTHDGDEYIVTEGGLKGQRGYFSRDDNGAVIGVDLAGRLFNRVTQTP